The Helicobacter jaachi genome includes a window with the following:
- a CDS encoding TaqI-like C-terminal specificity domain-containing protein: MTGYNPAFIIDTQTRDSILKKCSKKADSIINGKSEFERTKELIKPILRGRDIKRYSYKWAGVWLINTHNGYKIDSKTKIPPINIDEYPALKAHLDRFYPKISKRTDKGITPYNLRNCAYLQDFEKQKISWQRVTQEPRFILESDFYLLDSMAFIISYSQDELYYLLGFLNSKLIFYYFKHIGHLYSNKGFLLSNQYVEKFPVPKAKDIDQNIHDKIIALVKEILETKSRDSKTNTKHLESKLDSVIYKLYALTPDEIKLIES; this comes from the coding sequence TTGACTGGCTATAATCCTGCCTTTATCATTGATACGCAAACTAGAGATTCTATCCTTAAAAAATGCAGCAAAAAGGCAGATTCTATCATTAATGGAAAGAGCGAATTTGAACGCACAAAAGAGCTTATAAAGCCCATTTTACGCGGACGCGATATAAAGCGGTATAGTTATAAATGGGCAGGAGTTTGGCTAATCAATACACATAATGGCTACAAAATAGATTCTAAAACAAAAATACCGCCCATAAATATCGATGAATACCCAGCACTAAAAGCACACCTAGATAGATTCTATCCAAAAATATCAAAGCGAACCGATAAAGGAATTACACCTTATAATCTTAGAAATTGTGCGTATTTGCAGGATTTTGAGAAGCAGAAAATAAGCTGGCAAAGAGTTACACAAGAGCCTAGATTTATTCTAGAATCTGATTTTTATCTTTTAGATTCTATGGCATTTATAATAAGTTATTCGCAAGATGAATTGTATTATTTATTAGGATTTTTAAATTCAAAATTAATTTTTTATTATTTTAAGCATATAGGGCATTTATACTCTAATAAGGGCTTTTTGCTTTCTAATCAATATGTAGAAAAATTTCCTGTGCCAAAAGCCAAAGATATTGACCAAAATATCCACGATAAAATTATTGCACTTGTAAAAGAAATCTTAGAAACTAAAAGCAGAGATTCTAAAACCAACACAAAACATTTAGAATCTAAACTAGATTCTGTAATCTACAAACTCTACGCCCTAACCCCAGATGAAATAAAACTCATAGAATCTTAA